Proteins encoded together in one Lachnospiraceae bacterium JLR.KK008 window:
- a CDS encoding glycosyltransferase, protein MDDREKAMVEDQRKRRMKKTIVFYIATLTRGGAERVIANLANYFHTQGYRVYMVTLEPEEGLYPLAKGIHKVVLRTGECRSIAGRVTNVVRRVTMLRKLLKKTNAEAIVSFIGKTNLRAILASLGLKTKVIVSVRSAPEREYAGKLRGTLARFLFCLADGIAFQSEGARAFFPKPVRKKSRILLNPLSPEFLREPFAGERRNEIVTAGRMDPVKNHKLLVEAFALVVKERPEMRLTIYGDGDCMETVKKRVKKLGLSDKVNLPGDSRDIAGDMETARLFVLSSDFEGMPNAIAEAFALGIPVVSTDCPSGGAAALVRDKETGLLVPVRDAEKMAAAILRILNDRELEERLRQGALAFSQTLHPDRINGEWKAYVEDIIKGRNNE, encoded by the coding sequence TTGGACGATAGGGAAAAAGCTATGGTGGAAGATCAGAGGAAGCGAAGGATGAAAAAAACGATCGTATTTTATATTGCCACTCTGACCCGGGGCGGAGCAGAGCGCGTGATCGCCAATCTGGCCAACTATTTTCATACGCAGGGCTACCGGGTCTATATGGTGACGCTAGAGCCGGAGGAAGGATTGTATCCGCTGGCGAAAGGCATTCATAAAGTTGTGCTGCGGACGGGGGAGTGCAGAAGCATTGCCGGGCGTGTGACAAACGTCGTCAGAAGAGTGACGATGCTGCGGAAACTTCTGAAAAAGACGAACGCGGAGGCAATCGTCTCGTTTATCGGTAAGACGAATCTGCGGGCGATTCTCGCGTCGCTTGGCCTGAAGACAAAGGTGATCGTATCGGTGCGCAGCGCGCCGGAGCGGGAATACGCAGGGAAGCTGCGGGGGACGCTGGCCAGATTCCTGTTTTGTCTGGCGGACGGCATCGCCTTTCAGTCGGAGGGCGCACGTGCCTTTTTCCCGAAACCGGTACGGAAAAAATCCCGTATTCTGTTAAATCCGCTGTCGCCGGAATTTTTGAGGGAGCCGTTTGCCGGCGAACGCAGGAATGAAATTGTCACGGCCGGGCGGATGGACCCGGTGAAGAATCATAAACTGCTTGTGGAGGCGTTTGCGCTGGTAGTAAAAGAGAGACCGGAGATGCGCCTGACGATCTATGGCGATGGAGACTGCATGGAGACGGTGAAAAAGCGGGTGAAGAAGCTAGGTCTTTCGGATAAGGTAAATCTGCCTGGAGACAGCCGGGACATCGCCGGAGATATGGAGACAGCGAGACTGTTCGTGCTGTCTTCTGACTTTGAGGGAATGCCCAATGCGATCGCGGAGGCGTTTGCCCTTGGGATACCGGTCGTATCGACAGATTGTCCGAGCGGCGGCGCGGCGGCGCTTGTGCGCGACAAAGAGACGGGACTGCTCGTGCCGGTCCGTGATGCGGAGAAGATGGCGGCGGCGATCCTGCGGATTTTAAATGACAGAGAGCTGGAAGAGCGGCTGCGCCAGGGCGCGCTTGCATTTAGTCAGACGCTTCATCCTGACCGGATCAACGGTGAGTGGAAAGCATATGTGGAGGACATCATAAAGGGCCGGAACAATGAGTAA
- a CDS encoding SDR family oxidoreductase, which translates to MGYKQLQFPKDSIFLVTGGAGFIGSNLCEAITDMGYQVRCLDNMSTGKQENIDFLTDRENYTFIKGDIRDLDTCMEVCEGVSYVLNQAAWGSVPRSIEMPLLYEEINIRGTLNMMEAARVQGVKKFIYASSSSVYGDHPVLPKVEGQEGNLLSPYALTKRVDEEYGRLYHKLYGLDTYGMRYFNVFGRRQDPDGAYAAVIPKFIRQLLRDEAPTINGDGKQSRDFTYIDNVLEANLKACLAPGEAAGQAFNIAYGGREYLIDIYHHLCKALGKEIEPNFGPDRAGDIKHSNADITKARTLLGYDPEYDFEQGIALAIAWYKENLSEK; encoded by the coding sequence ATGGGATATAAGCAGTTACAGTTTCCGAAAGACAGTATTTTCTTAGTGACAGGAGGCGCCGGATTTATCGGGTCCAACCTGTGCGAGGCGATCACCGATATGGGCTACCAGGTGCGCTGCCTGGACAATATGTCGACAGGAAAACAGGAAAATATAGATTTTTTAACAGACAGAGAGAATTATACGTTCATCAAGGGCGACATTCGGGATCTCGACACTTGTATGGAAGTGTGCGAGGGGGTGTCTTATGTGCTCAATCAGGCTGCCTGGGGCAGCGTGCCGAGAAGCATTGAGATGCCGCTTCTGTATGAAGAGATCAATATCAGAGGTACGCTCAATATGATGGAGGCAGCCAGGGTGCAGGGGGTGAAGAAGTTTATCTATGCTTCCAGTTCTTCGGTATATGGAGATCATCCGGTACTGCCAAAAGTGGAGGGGCAGGAAGGGAATCTGCTCTCTCCGTACGCGTTGACGAAACGGGTGGATGAAGAGTATGGCAGACTGTACCATAAGCTGTACGGCCTTGACACTTACGGGATGCGCTACTTCAATGTATTTGGCAGACGACAGGACCCGGACGGGGCTTATGCGGCGGTGATACCAAAGTTTATCCGTCAGCTTCTGCGGGACGAGGCGCCGACAATCAACGGCGACGGAAAGCAGTCGAGAGATTTCACTTATATTGACAATGTGCTGGAGGCGAATCTGAAGGCCTGCCTGGCGCCGGGGGAAGCGGCCGGACAGGCATTCAATATCGCGTATGGCGGCAGGGAGTATCTGATCGACATCTATCATCATCTCTGCAAGGCGCTGGGCAAAGAAATCGAGCCGAATTTCGGGCCGGACAGAGCGGGAGACATCAAGCATTCCAATGCGGACATTACTAAGGCGAGAACACTTCTGGGATATGATCCGGAGTACGATTTTGAGCAGGGAATCGCGCTTGCCATTGCCTGGTACAAAGAAAACCTGTCGGAGAAATAA
- a CDS encoding glycosyltransferase, translating to MSKAAETPQAVKKKIAFVINSFGKGGAEHVAVNVAEHFWKNGYQILLVTSRKVPEEYEITFPARRLLLEEEIKGAPFGRLGKVPARVRTLRAIWEREEPDIIVSFIGKMNLYTMCSVRGKRTPVILSVRSDPAHEYPSRFQKRLADRLFARAAGVIFQTEDAMESFPAPVRAHSSVLPNVLDESFMKARWEGARANEIVMVGRLDANKNHEMLLRSFARLHHDYPQMKVVIYGGGLPGSDTQPMLRQLSMELGIDHNVEFRGRQTNIREKIERARVFVLASDYEGMPNALLEAMAAGLAVVSTDCPCGGPRSVIRNGENGILIPVGDGEALERSLRQILDDPALEERLGRAAAGLAQELSPEKVCNKWQIEIESRADEYVGSKSQKKTRR from the coding sequence ATGAGTAAAGCAGCAGAGACGCCGCAGGCAGTAAAAAAGAAAATCGCATTTGTGATCAATAGCTTTGGCAAAGGCGGCGCGGAGCATGTAGCCGTCAATGTGGCGGAACATTTCTGGAAAAACGGCTATCAGATTTTGCTTGTCACTTCGAGAAAAGTGCCGGAAGAATATGAGATCACGTTTCCTGCCAGACGGCTGCTGCTGGAAGAGGAGATCAAAGGCGCGCCATTTGGCAGACTGGGGAAAGTCCCCGCCAGAGTCAGAACGTTACGGGCGATTTGGGAACGGGAGGAGCCGGACATCATCGTCTCCTTTATTGGAAAAATGAATTTGTATACGATGTGTTCCGTCCGGGGAAAACGGACTCCGGTCATTCTCTCGGTGCGCAGTGACCCGGCTCATGAATATCCGTCCCGGTTTCAGAAGAGACTGGCGGACAGATTGTTTGCCAGAGCGGCGGGAGTGATCTTTCAGACAGAAGATGCCATGGAATCGTTCCCGGCTCCGGTACGGGCGCATTCCTCAGTGCTGCCCAATGTGCTGGATGAGAGTTTTATGAAGGCGCGCTGGGAAGGTGCGAGAGCAAATGAGATCGTGATGGTGGGAAGGCTCGATGCCAACAAAAATCATGAGATGCTGCTGCGGTCGTTTGCGAGACTGCATCATGACTATCCGCAGATGAAGGTCGTCATCTATGGCGGAGGACTGCCGGGGAGCGATACGCAGCCGATGCTGCGACAGCTATCCATGGAACTGGGGATAGATCATAACGTGGAGTTCAGAGGGCGGCAGACGAATATCCGCGAAAAGATAGAACGTGCGAGAGTCTTTGTCCTTGCCTCAGATTATGAAGGAATGCCCAATGCGCTGCTGGAAGCAATGGCGGCCGGGCTGGCGGTCGTCTCTACGGACTGTCCATGCGGGGGTCCGCGCAGCGTGATCCGGAACGGGGAAAATGGCATTTTGATCCCGGTGGGGGACGGGGAGGCGCTGGAGCGGTCTCTGCGACAGATTCTCGATGACCCGGCGCTGGAAGAGCGGCTTGGCCGGGCAGCGGCAGGACTGGCGCAGGAACTCTCGCCGGAGAAAGTATGTAACAAATGGCAGATAGAGATAGAAAGCAGGGCAGACGAGTATGTTGGTAGTAAATCGCAGAAAAAAACACGGCGTTGA
- a CDS encoding glycosyltransferase family 1 protein yields MVRMIHIVGSMSPSGIGNFIMNVYRNIDRQKVQFDFIVHEHRDVSFDEEIKALGGRLFYVTRKAVSPIKNFREICRVIRKGHYRIVFRHTDISTVAVDLLAAKLGGANVRIAHSHSTSTPNVTMHRLFRPLLNMLCTRRFACSEKAGRWLYGKAPFEVVINAIRLEDFAYDPEKRERTRKAEGWADCLVVGHVGNLLPVKNHLFMLDIMAELVKRRPDAKMIFAGDGAMRKQIEEKRRALGLEDRVVLLGVRTDTGTLLQAMDVFLFPSRYEGLPIAMVEAQCSGLPNLVSDVITGDVDVTPLVHRMSLERPAAEWAERILALAEEERKAADERLFAEKGFDIREMVRRYEELA; encoded by the coding sequence ATGGTGCGGATGATCCATATCGTAGGTTCCATGTCGCCGAGCGGCATCGGTAACTTTATTATGAATGTTTACAGAAATATTGACAGACAGAAAGTGCAGTTTGACTTTATCGTGCATGAACACCGGGACGTGAGCTTTGACGAGGAGATTAAGGCGCTGGGCGGCAGACTCTTTTATGTGACAAGAAAGGCTGTCAGCCCCATAAAAAATTTCCGGGAGATCTGCCGGGTCATCCGGAAAGGGCATTACCGGATCGTATTCCGGCATACGGATATATCCACGGTGGCGGTCGATCTGCTGGCGGCGAAGCTGGGTGGTGCAAACGTACGGATCGCGCATTCGCATTCCACGAGCACACCGAATGTAACGATGCACCGATTGTTCCGGCCGCTTCTCAACATGCTCTGTACCCGGCGGTTTGCCTGCTCGGAGAAGGCGGGCCGCTGGCTGTATGGCAAGGCGCCTTTTGAGGTGGTGATCAACGCCATCCGTCTGGAGGATTTTGCGTACGATCCGGAAAAGAGAGAGCGGACGCGGAAAGCGGAAGGATGGGCGGACTGTCTTGTTGTTGGTCATGTCGGCAATCTGCTTCCGGTTAAGAACCATCTGTTTATGCTGGACATCATGGCGGAGCTTGTAAAGAGACGTCCCGATGCGAAGATGATATTTGCCGGAGACGGCGCGATGCGGAAGCAGATCGAGGAGAAACGCCGGGCGCTCGGACTGGAAGACCGTGTGGTCCTGCTCGGCGTACGCACCGATACGGGGACTCTGCTGCAGGCGATGGATGTCTTTTTGTTTCCATCCAGATATGAGGGACTGCCGATCGCCATGGTGGAGGCGCAGTGCAGCGGTTTGCCCAATCTGGTGTCCGATGTGATCACAGGCGATGTGGATGTGACGCCGCTCGTGCACAGAATGTCGCTGGAACGTCCTGCGGCCGAGTGGGCGGAGCGGATTCTGGCGCTGGCGGAGGAAGAACGGAAAGCAGCGGATGAGCGGCTGTTTGCGGAGAAGGGGTTTGACATCAGAGAGATGGTCAGACGGTATGAGGAGCTGGCATGA
- a CDS encoding ABC transporter ATP-binding protein, with protein sequence MDIINKLNVVLNKKQKRQVAVLLVLIIIGAILETVGVSMILPIVTAVVEPDAFTGNKLVILISNLLGLESLEEFVITMIIALIVIFVLKNMYLLFMYHVQHTFICNSQFLISRDLLRIYFNKPYEFYLNANTSDVLRTVYSDTTGVFSLLLECIQFMSEFVIAICLGLVLLVIDFQMMVVMCVVLFGVTGLIALIFKPKLGRIGQEARVRQSRMYNSIIQSIMSIKDVKIFAKEDSFLEEYENNGKLFYDLSRSQKVLGSAPRLIIESVCIGGILAYLGVMIALGQSVTSMLPQLSAFALAAVRLMPCANRMSTYLANIAYYKPTLDFVYENVEMPQHVKASARKGSETCEDCGSVARDGHAGGRDSEGKLPLCSEVTIEGISYQYPNSDKKIFDNASMRIPVGKSVGIVGKSGAGKTTLVDIMLGLLDAQSGRVLCDGVDVNADYAGWLHNIGYIPQTINLIDDTIRANVAFGIPREKVSEKRVWEVLEEAQLTSFVQEQPQGLDTEIGERGIRMSGGQRQRLGIARALYHNPELLILDEATSALDNDTEAAIMEAINHFHGRKTMLIIAHRLKTIENCDMIFAVRDGKIVQENQNEH encoded by the coding sequence ATGGATATTATCAATAAACTGAATGTGGTACTGAATAAAAAGCAGAAGAGACAGGTGGCGGTCCTGCTTGTTCTCATTATCATCGGGGCAATTCTGGAGACGGTCGGTGTCTCTATGATACTGCCGATTGTCACGGCGGTCGTCGAGCCGGATGCCTTTACGGGCAACAAACTGGTCATCCTGATCAGTAATCTGCTCGGTCTGGAGAGTCTGGAAGAGTTTGTGATCACGATGATTATAGCCCTGATCGTTATCTTTGTGTTGAAAAACATGTATCTGCTGTTTATGTATCATGTACAGCATACGTTTATCTGCAACAGTCAGTTTCTGATCTCCAGAGACCTGCTCCGCATCTATTTTAATAAGCCTTATGAGTTTTATCTGAATGCCAACACTTCGGACGTGCTGCGAACGGTATACAGCGATACGACGGGAGTCTTCTCTCTGCTGCTTGAGTGTATCCAGTTCATGTCTGAGTTTGTCATTGCGATCTGTCTCGGACTGGTGCTGCTCGTCATTGATTTTCAGATGATGGTTGTCATGTGCGTCGTACTTTTTGGCGTCACCGGGCTGATTGCACTGATCTTCAAACCGAAGCTGGGACGGATCGGGCAGGAGGCCAGAGTGCGGCAGAGCCGTATGTATAACAGTATCATCCAGTCGATCATGAGTATCAAGGATGTCAAAATCTTTGCCAAGGAGGACTCTTTCCTGGAGGAATATGAGAACAATGGCAAACTGTTTTATGACCTTTCCAGAAGTCAGAAGGTGCTTGGCTCTGCGCCGCGTCTGATTATTGAAAGTGTTTGTATCGGCGGGATTCTCGCCTATCTTGGTGTGATGATTGCGCTCGGTCAGAGTGTGACGAGTATGCTACCCCAGCTCTCCGCCTTTGCACTGGCGGCGGTGCGTCTCATGCCCTGTGCCAACCGGATGAGTACGTACCTCGCCAATATCGCCTATTATAAGCCGACGCTTGATTTCGTATATGAGAATGTGGAGATGCCGCAGCATGTAAAAGCAAGCGCTCGCAAGGGTTCTGAAACTTGTGAAGACTGTGGATCAGTGGCCAGGGACGGACATGCCGGAGGCAGAGACAGTGAGGGGAAACTGCCGCTTTGCAGTGAGGTGACGATCGAAGGGATCAGCTATCAGTATCCGAATTCCGATAAAAAAATATTTGACAATGCTTCTATGCGGATTCCGGTCGGGAAATCGGTCGGTATTGTCGGGAAATCGGGTGCAGGGAAGACGACGCTCGTCGATATTATGCTCGGACTGCTCGATGCACAGTCCGGCCGGGTATTATGCGACGGGGTGGATGTGAACGCTGATTATGCGGGCTGGCTGCATAATATCGGTTATATTCCGCAGACGATCAATCTGATTGACGATACAATACGGGCAAATGTGGCGTTCGGTATTCCGCGGGAAAAAGTCAGTGAGAAACGGGTGTGGGAAGTGCTGGAGGAGGCGCAGCTCACCTCATTCGTACAGGAACAGCCACAAGGGCTGGACACAGAGATCGGAGAGCGCGGCATCCGCATGTCCGGCGGGCAGAGACAGCGTCTGGGTATAGCCAGAGCGCTCTACCATAATCCGGAGCTGCTTATTCTCGACGAAGCGACTTCTGCTCTGGACAATGACACAGAGGCGGCGATTATGGAAGCAATCAATCATTTCCACGGACGAAAGACGATGCTGATCATTGCTCACAGGCTGAAGACGATCGAGAACTGCGATATGATTTTTGCGGTGCGAGACGGCAAGATCGTTCAGGAGAATCAGAATGAACATTAA
- a CDS encoding type II toxin-antitoxin system RelB/DinJ family antitoxin, producing the protein MATAPTQIRIDSEIKKQATDLFNNLGLDMSSAVNLFLHQCVLHGGIPFHIEMPRYSQRTLDAMEEARQISCNPDSSGYTNMEELKKALDD; encoded by the coding sequence ATGGCAACAGCACCAACCCAGATTCGCATTGACTCAGAGATAAAAAAACAGGCCACTGACCTGTTTAACAACCTAGGCCTTGATATGTCCAGCGCCGTAAATCTGTTTCTTCACCAATGTGTCCTTCATGGCGGCATCCCTTTTCATATAGAAATGCCTCGTTACAGCCAGCGTACGTTGGACGCAATGGAAGAAGCCCGACAAATTTCATGCAATCCCGACAGCAGTGGATATACTAACATGGAAGAACTGAAGAAAGCTCTGGACGATTAA
- a CDS encoding type II toxin-antitoxin system YafQ family toxin: MYTIKFTTAYKKSYKRIKKRGLDLSLLDKVVDTLRQGKQLDEKYHDHQLGGKFQGFHECHIKPDWLLVYLLEHDILTLTLVDTGSHADIFNM, encoded by the coding sequence ATGTACACAATCAAATTCACTACCGCTTACAAAAAAAGTTATAAGCGTATCAAAAAGCGAGGGCTTGATCTCTCCCTTCTCGACAAAGTTGTTGACACATTGCGTCAGGGAAAACAATTAGATGAAAAGTATCACGATCATCAACTCGGCGGCAAATTTCAGGGGTTCCACGAGTGCCACATAAAACCAGACTGGCTTCTTGTCTATTTGCTTGAACATGACATTCTGACACTGACACTCGTGGATACCGGATCACATGCAGATATTTTCAATATGTGA
- a CDS encoding nucleotidyltransferase family protein, translating to MYEKRYDKLETLCISPECSILEAIKVLDETHERIVLIVEDRKLLGVLTDSDVRKLILKSQDMTETVTAAMTKKPVCVTEEDAHRAVSLMERYGIDAIPVIDRSGMLLDLLFRYETPGRKRRCEEKTQAPVVIMAGGKGTRLYPYTQVLPKPLIPIGKTTILEQVIDSFREAGCSRFYLSVNYRKNLIKAYMQDLHPAYAVTYLEEEDFLGTAGSLYLVKEEIQEPFFVSNCDILLDVDYGKVMKFHRSHGNVITLITSLKNYTIPYGVVNIGRGGQMESLSEKPEMSFLVNTGVYVLDPQVLQLIPKEGFMHITDLIQVCLDRGEHVGVYPITEKAWEDMGEFSSMEEMLRTREIREQSDR from the coding sequence ATGTATGAGAAGAGGTATGATAAATTAGAAACACTCTGTATCTCGCCGGAGTGTTCCATTCTGGAAGCAATCAAAGTGCTGGATGAGACGCATGAGCGGATTGTGCTCATCGTGGAAGACCGCAAACTTCTCGGCGTTTTGACTGACAGTGATGTCAGAAAACTGATCCTCAAAAGCCAGGATATGACGGAAACCGTGACGGCGGCGATGACAAAAAAACCAGTCTGTGTCACAGAGGAAGACGCGCACCGGGCGGTCAGCCTGATGGAACGCTATGGCATCGATGCGATCCCGGTGATCGACCGGAGCGGTATGCTGCTGGATCTTCTGTTCCGTTATGAGACGCCGGGGAGAAAGCGGCGCTGTGAAGAGAAGACGCAGGCGCCGGTCGTCATCATGGCGGGAGGCAAGGGGACCCGCCTTTATCCTTATACACAGGTGCTTCCAAAGCCGCTCATTCCGATCGGCAAGACGACGATACTGGAGCAGGTGATCGATTCGTTCCGTGAGGCGGGATGCAGCCGGTTTTATCTGTCTGTCAATTACAGAAAGAATCTGATCAAGGCGTATATGCAGGATCTGCATCCGGCCTATGCGGTCACATATCTGGAGGAAGAAGATTTCCTTGGCACTGCGGGCAGTCTCTATCTCGTCAAAGAGGAAATCCAGGAACCGTTTTTTGTCAGCAACTGCGATATATTACTGGATGTGGATTATGGCAAGGTCATGAAGTTTCATCGCTCTCATGGCAATGTGATCACGCTGATCACTTCGCTGAAAAATTACACGATACCCTATGGCGTTGTTAATATCGGCAGAGGCGGACAGATGGAAAGTCTGTCGGAGAAACCGGAGATGAGTTTCCTCGTCAACACGGGTGTCTATGTCCTTGATCCGCAGGTACTTCAGCTCATACCGAAAGAAGGGTTTATGCACATTACCGATCTGATCCAGGTCTGTCTGGACAGAGGCGAGCATGTGGGCGTCTACCCGATCACAGAGAAGGCATGGGAGGATATGGGAGAGTTCTCCTCAATGGAAGAGATGCTGCGCACACGGGAGATCCGCGAGCAGTCAGACAGGTAA
- a CDS encoding PIG-L deacetylase family protein, whose product MNVLAVGSHFNNIEIGCGGALLRHRQKGDKITLFVAATSGILNSERQEVRKDDIVFQDAQEAAGILGGKLICGGFETLRLEFEDNLNAKLVHMIEKQKFDLIYTHFPGDIQHDHRALARAAIHAGRHVPRMLGYRCTWYQSETPFVPNFFVDISDMWEKKEALMRLYRSDSGRVKEGKIAYFKNDAENNGRQNGVSYAEGFQVIKWLER is encoded by the coding sequence ATGAACGTACTGGCAGTGGGATCTCATTTTAACAACATCGAAATCGGCTGCGGAGGAGCACTTTTACGACACAGGCAAAAAGGGGACAAAATCACGCTCTTTGTGGCAGCAACTTCCGGGATTCTTAATTCCGAGCGTCAGGAAGTGAGAAAGGATGACATTGTGTTTCAGGACGCGCAGGAGGCTGCGGGGATTCTCGGCGGCAAGTTGATCTGTGGCGGATTTGAGACGCTTCGTCTGGAGTTTGAAGACAATCTGAATGCGAAGCTCGTGCATATGATTGAGAAACAGAAATTTGATCTCATCTATACACATTTCCCGGGAGACATCCAGCATGATCACAGAGCATTGGCGAGAGCTGCCATTCATGCGGGCAGGCATGTGCCGCGGATGCTTGGTTACCGGTGTACCTGGTATCAGTCAGAGACGCCGTTTGTACCGAATTTTTTCGTGGATATTTCTGATATGTGGGAAAAGAAAGAAGCGCTTATGCGTCTGTACCGTTCCGACTCCGGCAGGGTGAAGGAAGGAAAGATCGCGTACTTTAAAAACGATGCGGAGAATAACGGACGCCAGAACGGGGTATCCTATGCAGAAGGTTTTCAGGTTATTAAGTGGCTGGAGAGATGA
- a CDS encoding NAD-dependent 4,6-dehydratase LegB, protein MKKVLVTGADGFIGSHLTEYLMEQGLEVKAFTYYNSFNSWGWLDSFPKEKLDELEIFQGDIRDPNGVREAMRGTDGVFHLAALIAIPFSYHSPDSYVDTNIKGTLNVLQAARDLDLERVLITSTSEVYGTAQYVPIDEKHPYQGQSPYSATKIGADRLAESFYRSFELPVTIVRPFNTFGPRQSARAVIPTIVSQLLAGKEQIRLGSLTPTRDFNYVKDTASGFYEIARSERTVGEEINIATQREISIGDLAEELIRQINPQAQIVCDEQRTRPEKSEVNRLLGSNEKIRRLTKWQPRYTFEQGLAETVEWIRQNTNIYKADIYNV, encoded by the coding sequence ATGAAAAAAGTGTTGGTGACAGGGGCGGACGGATTTATCGGCAGCCACCTGACGGAATATCTGATGGAACAGGGTCTGGAAGTGAAGGCCTTTACTTATTATAATTCTTTTAATTCCTGGGGATGGCTGGATAGCTTCCCCAAAGAGAAACTGGATGAACTGGAGATCTTTCAGGGAGACATCCGGGACCCGAACGGTGTGCGGGAGGCAATGAGAGGGACAGACGGTGTGTTCCATCTGGCGGCGCTGATCGCCATCCCATTCAGTTATCACTCCCCGGATTCCTATGTGGATACGAATATCAAAGGAACGTTAAACGTCCTGCAGGCAGCGAGGGATCTGGATCTGGAGCGGGTATTGATAACATCCACTTCGGAAGTATACGGCACGGCGCAGTATGTGCCGATCGACGAAAAGCATCCGTATCAGGGGCAGTCACCGTATTCGGCGACGAAGATCGGGGCTGACCGGCTGGCAGAGAGCTTTTACCGGAGCTTTGAACTGCCGGTGACAATCGTCAGGCCGTTCAACACATTCGGACCGAGGCAGTCGGCAAGGGCGGTCATTCCGACGATCGTCTCCCAGCTTTTGGCGGGAAAGGAGCAGATCAGACTCGGTTCGCTGACACCGACAAGAGACTTTAATTATGTGAAAGACACAGCCAGCGGCTTTTACGAGATCGCCAGATCAGAACGGACGGTCGGCGAGGAGATCAACATCGCCACGCAGAGAGAGATCAGCATCGGCGATCTCGCAGAGGAACTGATCCGTCAGATCAATCCGCAGGCACAGATTGTCTGCGATGAGCAGCGCACCCGTCCGGAAAAGAGTGAAGTCAACCGGCTGCTCGGCTCTAATGAAAAAATCAGACGGCTCACGAAGTGGCAGCCCCGCTATACGTTTGAACAGGGACTGGCGGAGACGGTCGAATGGATCAGACAGAACACGAATATTTATAAGGCAGATATTTATAATGTATGA
- a CDS encoding DUF2334 domain-containing protein, translating to MTNVCIFRLDDITPDMDWNRFYRVKAIFDKYRVRPLIGVVPDNADENLKRGERHEDFWEYIRCLEKSGWQIAQHGYRHVYETKNAGLLGLKKASEFAGLPYDVQYEKIRAGREILQKKGLNVTIFMAPGHTYDKRTLKALKNLGFTCVTDGFADIPYFTKGLLFVPCKSARPRISRGVDTVCLHCNELRESDYRELENFLETHGSQVIPFSEVLDQLWYSRRTLMVAVQEKRNLLLHRLKVRVSQSQKVQRYLQDTYDENPGKKKKKRLLGLLKLLFSRRKHGG from the coding sequence ATGACTAATGTGTGTATTTTCCGGTTGGACGACATCACACCGGATATGGATTGGAATCGATTTTACAGAGTCAAGGCGATCTTCGACAAATACAGAGTCAGACCGCTGATCGGCGTCGTACCGGACAATGCGGACGAGAATTTAAAGCGTGGGGAGCGGCACGAGGATTTCTGGGAATATATCAGATGTCTGGAAAAGAGTGGGTGGCAGATTGCGCAGCATGGCTACCGTCATGTCTATGAGACGAAAAACGCCGGCCTGCTGGGGCTGAAAAAAGCGAGTGAATTTGCCGGGCTTCCCTATGATGTCCAGTATGAAAAGATACGGGCCGGCAGGGAAATTTTGCAAAAAAAGGGACTTAATGTTACAATATTTATGGCCCCGGGTCATACGTATGACAAAAGGACGCTGAAAGCGCTGAAAAATCTTGGATTTACCTGTGTGACGGACGGCTTTGCGGACATCCCTTATTTCACGAAGGGCCTGCTCTTTGTGCCATGTAAGAGCGCAAGACCGAGGATTTCCCGGGGCGTGGACACGGTATGTCTGCACTGTAATGAACTGCGCGAAAGTGATTACCGGGAGCTGGAAAATTTCCTGGAAACGCATGGCAGTCAGGTCATCCCGTTTTCCGAAGTGCTCGACCAGCTTTGGTATTCGAGGCGGACACTGATGGTCGCAGTGCAGGAAAAGCGCAATCTGCTGCTGCATCGCCTGAAAGTGCGGGTGTCGCAGAGCCAGAAAGTCCAGCGTTATCTGCAGGATACGTATGATGAAAATCCGGGGAAAAAGAAAAAGAAACGGCTGCTCGGACTTCTGAAGCTTCTGTTTAGCAGGAGAAAGCATGGCGGCTGA